TGGCGCCGAGCATCCGCAGGTTGCGGTGGGCCGGGTGGTGGTCGTGCAGGGCCACCTGCGTCATGACGGCGTCGAGCGCGATGGTGCCGGAGTGGTTCGCGACGACGAGCGCGCCGCCCTCGCTGGGCACGTTCTCGATGCCGCGGGTCTCGACCCGGAACCACCGCTCGTAGAGGGGCCGCAGCGGGGCCAGCAGCACGCGGTCGGTCAGCTCCTCGTCGAAGCCGAAGTCGTCGACGACGTAGTCGCCGGTGATGCGCCGGCGCAGGAAGTCCAGCCAGTCCGCGAGCGTGGCGTCGATCCGCCCGGGGGCGCCGTCGACGTCGTGCTCGTCCGGCCGCTCGCCGGCGTCGCGCTCGTCGGGCTCGGGCTGGGCGTAGCCGGCGTCGTCGGCCGGCGGCGCGGGGCGGCGCGCGCGGGGGCCGGTGCTGCCCGCGGCGCGGGCGGCGCGGGACGCGGCCTTGCGGCCGTCGTCGCCGCCGATCGGGATCACCGTGGCGTCAGGCACGACCCGGTGCCTCCTCCCGCAGCCGCGCGGACAGCCGCGCCTCGGACAGGGTGGACGAGCCGAGCGCGTGCGCGAGGCCGCGCTCGATCGCCTCGGCCCGGTGCTTGGGCAGCGCCGCGTCGAGGCCGCGCTCGTGCACGAACTCCACGAACGCGTCGCGCGTGGTGTAGGTGGGCACGAACCCCATCTCGTCGCGGATGCGCGAGGTGTCCAGGCCGCGGCCGTAGGTGAGGAACTTGATCTGCTCGGGCGAGAAGTCGGCCAGGCCCGCGCGGCGGAACCAGCCGCCCACCACTCCCACGAGCGGCGTGGGCACCGGCAGCACCGCCTTGCCGGCCAGGCGCACCGCCTGGCTGAGCATGAGAATGCCGTCGCCGGCCACGTTGAAGATGCCGGGGTGGTCCTCCAGCGCCGCCCGCCGGATCGCCTCGAGCCCGTCGTCCTCGTGCACGAACTGGAGCCGGGCGTCGTGGCCGAGCACCGTCGGCACGACGGGCAGCCCGAAGTAGGAGGCCATCGGCGTCTCGACGCGAGGGCCGAGGAAGTTCGCGAACCGGAACGTGGTGACCGCGACGTCCGGGCGCCGGCGCGCGAACCCGCGGACGTAGGCCTCCACCTCGACCGAGTCCTTCGCCCAGCCCGAACGGGGCTGGCTGCGCGGCTCGGTGTCCTCGGTGAACATGGCCGGGTCCTTGGGGCCCGCGCCGTAGACCGACGACGTCGACTTCACCACGAGCCGCGAGATCCCCGGCGCCTTCTGGCAGGCCGCGAGCAGCTGCATGGTGCCGATGACGTTGATCTCCTTCATCGTCACCCGGCCGCCGGCCTGGATCGGGGTGGAGATGACGCCCATGTGCACCACGGTGTCGATGCCCGCGGCCGCGATCACCTTGCCGATGATCGGGTTGCGGATGTCGGCGCGGACGAACTCGGCGCCGCCGATGTCCTCGCGTGGGGGCACGATGTCGACGCCGACGACCTTCTCGACGCCGGGGTCGTGCGAGAGCAGGTAGGCCATCCGGCTGCCGAGGTGGCGCGACACACCCGTGACCAGGACCACGCGCGACACGGCGGCTCCCCTCGGCGACAGCGGGCGGCTCCTCCCATCCTGCCCCACGACGGCGCACCGACGGGGGCCGACCCGGCAGCCGGTGGCGGGCAGGCACGCACCACGGGCGGGGACCCGAGGTGGGGTCCCCGCCCGTGGTGGCAGGTCGTGGTCGCGCGCGCCGTCGCAGCGGCG
This Frankiales bacterium DNA region includes the following protein-coding sequences:
- a CDS encoding NAD-dependent epimerase/dehydratase family protein yields the protein MSRVVLVTGVSRHLGSRMAYLLSHDPGVEKVVGVDIVPPREDIGGAEFVRADIRNPIIGKVIAAAGIDTVVHMGVISTPIQAGGRVTMKEINVIGTMQLLAACQKAPGISRLVVKSTSSVYGAGPKDPAMFTEDTEPRSQPRSGWAKDSVEVEAYVRGFARRRPDVAVTTFRFANFLGPRVETPMASYFGLPVVPTVLGHDARLQFVHEDDGLEAIRRAALEDHPGIFNVAGDGILMLSQAVRLAGKAVLPVPTPLVGVVGGWFRRAGLADFSPEQIKFLTYGRGLDTSRIRDEMGFVPTYTTRDAFVEFVHERGLDAALPKHRAEAIERGLAHALGSSTLSEARLSARLREEAPGRA